GCAAACCATAAACCTTTGCAAAAACTTGGCAGTAATATTCTCCAGCCAACTTTGATGAAGCATACGGTGATAATGGCATTGGTAACATATCCTCCTTTAACGGTAAATTTGGATTATCTCCGTAAACAGCACATGATGAAGCGAAAACAACTTTTTTTACATTGCAATCTCTCGCTGCAATTAAAACATTCAAGGTTCCATTTGTATTAATGTCATTAGTTAATAAAGGATTCTCAACACTTTTGGGAACAGAAACAACGGCAGCCTGATGAAAAACATAATCTGCTCCTTCGAACTCATTCTTCAAAAATTCCAAATCTCGAATATCTCCTTTTTTAAAAACAATTTTTTTGTCATCGAGCAAATGTTTTATATTTTCCAATTTTCCTGTGGAAAGATTGTCGATAACCGTAACTTCACTGTCCTTTGTCAGTTCCTCCGCCAGATGAGAGCCGATAAAGCCTGCTCCTCCTGTAACTATAACTTTTTTATTTTCCATGATATTTACCTTCTTTTAATCAATTCTTCTAAACTCGGCAATTTTTTATCTTTTTCCGAAATAATTGGACTCTCAATGGGCCACTGGATATTAACATCGGGATCATTCCAGATTAAGCCAGATTCATGACTGGGAGCACAAACATTGTCAACTTTGTAGATGACCTCTGCTCCCAGATAGCGAGCAGTGTACATGACAAACAAAAAGCCTGAGATGTAGCTTGCAATACATGATACAGGCAATATGCCCGTGTTCTTCGCGACATGCCGGACAGTATTCATTCCTACCTATCACCCCCAAGAATTCTTTCTATCTCTTGGACTAAGTTCCCAGCTCTTTCAACTGCATTATCAGCTTCCTTTTCCGAGATCGTTCCCGCAGTATCATATACCGTAGCATGTCTCTTTCTGCGCATCCTATCCAAAACAATGACCTCTTCT
The genomic region above belongs to Candidatus Thermoplasmatota archaeon and contains:
- a CDS encoding NAD-dependent epimerase/dehydratase family protein — its product is MENKKVIVTGGAGFIGSHLAEELTKDSEVTVIDNLSTGKLENIKHLLDDKKIVFKKGDIRDLEFLKNEFEGADYVFHQAAVVSVPKSVENPLLTNDINTNGTLNVLIAARDCNVKKVVFASSCAVYGDNPNLPLKEDMLPMPLSPYASSKLAGEYYCQVFAKVYGL